In Streptomyces nojiriensis, one genomic interval encodes:
- a CDS encoding ABC-F family ATP-binding cassette domain-containing protein, with protein MRGMGHLEASHLEYYLPDGRVLLPDVSFRVGEGSVVALVGANGAGKTTLLKMISGELQPHGGGITVSGGLGVMSQFVGSVRDETTVRDLLVSVAQPRIREAAKAVDRAEQLILTVDDEAAQMAYAQALSDWADVQGYEAETLWDVCTMAALAIPYDSAQFREVRTLSGGEQKRLVLEALLRGPDEVLLLDEPDNYLDVPGKRWLEEQLKATRKTVLFVSHDRELLTQAAEKIISLEASPTGSDVWVHGAGFATYHDARKERFARFEELKRRWDEEHARLKALVLRLRNQAASSPDMASRYHAMQTRFKKFEDAGPPPEPPREQDIKMRLKGGRTGVRALTVENLELTGLMKPFSLEVFYGERVAVLGSNGSGKSHFLRLMAGEDVKHTGTWKLGARVVPGHFAQTHAHPELFGRTLVDILWTEAAKPLGQAMGALRRYELERQGDQPFEKLSGGQQARFQILLLELAGTTALLLDEPTDNLDLESAEALQDGLEAYDGTVLCVTHDRWFARTFDRYLVFGSDGVVRETQEPVWDERRVERKR; from the coding sequence ATGCGCGGCATGGGACATCTCGAAGCCAGCCACCTGGAGTACTACCTTCCCGACGGGCGGGTACTGCTCCCTGACGTCTCCTTCCGCGTGGGGGAGGGGTCGGTCGTCGCGCTCGTCGGGGCGAACGGGGCCGGCAAGACCACACTGCTCAAGATGATCTCCGGCGAGCTCCAGCCGCACGGCGGCGGGATCACCGTCTCCGGCGGACTCGGCGTGATGTCGCAGTTCGTGGGCTCGGTGCGGGACGAGACGACCGTGCGGGACCTGCTGGTCTCGGTGGCCCAGCCGCGCATCCGGGAGGCCGCCAAGGCGGTGGACCGCGCCGAGCAGCTGATCCTGACGGTGGACGACGAGGCCGCCCAGATGGCCTACGCACAGGCGCTGAGCGACTGGGCGGACGTCCAGGGGTACGAGGCGGAGACGCTGTGGGACGTCTGCACCATGGCCGCGCTGGCGATCCCGTACGACTCCGCGCAGTTCCGCGAGGTGCGCACGCTGTCGGGCGGTGAGCAGAAGCGCCTCGTGCTGGAGGCGCTGCTGCGCGGGCCGGACGAGGTGCTGCTGCTCGACGAGCCGGACAACTATCTGGACGTGCCCGGCAAGCGCTGGCTGGAGGAGCAGCTGAAGGCCACCCGCAAGACGGTGCTCTTCGTCTCCCACGACCGGGAGCTGCTGACCCAGGCCGCCGAGAAGATCATCAGCCTGGAGGCGAGCCCCACGGGCTCCGACGTCTGGGTGCACGGCGCCGGCTTCGCCACGTACCACGACGCCCGCAAGGAGCGCTTCGCGCGCTTCGAGGAGCTCAAGCGGCGCTGGGACGAGGAGCACGCGCGGCTGAAGGCGCTGGTGCTGCGGCTGCGCAACCAGGCTGCGAGCAGCCCCGACATGGCCTCGCGGTACCACGCGATGCAGACCCGCTTCAAGAAGTTCGAGGACGCCGGCCCGCCGCCGGAGCCGCCGCGCGAGCAGGACATCAAGATGCGGCTCAAGGGCGGGCGCACGGGCGTGCGCGCCCTGACCGTGGAGAACCTGGAGCTGACCGGCCTGATGAAGCCCTTCTCCCTGGAGGTCTTCTACGGGGAGCGGGTCGCGGTCCTCGGCTCGAACGGCTCGGGCAAGTCGCACTTCCTGCGCCTGATGGCGGGCGAGGACGTCAAGCACACGGGTACGTGGAAGCTGGGCGCGCGGGTGGTTCCCGGCCACTTCGCACAGACCCACGCCCACCCCGAACTCTTCGGGCGGACCCTCGTCGACATCCTGTGGACGGAGGCGGCGAAGCCCCTGGGGCAGGCGATGGGCGCCCTGCGCCGGTACGAGCTGGAGCGCCAGGGCGACCAGCCGTTCGAGAAGCTCTCGGGCGGGCAGCAGGCGCGGTTCCAGATCCTGCTGCTGGAGCTGGCGGGCACCACGGCGCTGCTGCTGGACGAGCCGACGGACAACCTGGACCTGGAGTCGGCGGAGGCCCTGCAGGACGGACTGGAGGCGTACGACGGCACTGTGCTGTGCGTCACGCACGACCGCTGGTTCGCGCGCACATTTGACCGTTACCTGGTCTTCGGTTCGGACGGTGTTGTGCGGGAGACTCAGGAACCCGTCTGGGACGAACGTAGAGTCGAACGCAAGCGCTAG
- the truA gene encoding tRNA pseudouridine(38-40) synthase TruA has translation MSDEVEPGHVRVRLDLSYDGKDFSGWAKQRVLRTVQGELESALQTVMRLSEPVELTVAGRTDAGVHARGQVAQFDLAGEVWAEHHDKLLRRLAGRLPHDVRVWKVAEAPEGFNARFSAIWRRYAYRVGDHQGGVDPLRRGHVLWHQWPLDVDAMNEAAAPLLGEHDFAAYCKKREGATTIRTLQQLSWERGEDGIVTATVRADAFCHNMVRSLVGALLHVGDGHRPTDWPGKVLAAAVRDSSVHVVKPHGLTLEEVGYPADELLAARSKEARNVRTLPGAGCC, from the coding sequence GTGAGTGACGAGGTGGAGCCCGGGCACGTCCGGGTGCGGCTGGACCTGAGCTACGACGGCAAGGACTTCTCCGGCTGGGCGAAGCAGCGCGTGCTGCGGACCGTCCAGGGCGAGCTGGAGTCGGCCCTGCAGACCGTGATGCGGCTGTCCGAGCCGGTCGAGCTGACCGTGGCCGGGCGGACCGACGCGGGTGTGCACGCGCGCGGGCAGGTCGCCCAGTTCGACCTCGCCGGGGAGGTGTGGGCCGAGCACCACGACAAGCTGCTGCGCCGCCTCGCGGGCCGGCTGCCGCACGACGTACGGGTGTGGAAGGTCGCCGAGGCCCCCGAGGGCTTCAACGCGCGTTTCTCGGCCATCTGGCGCCGCTACGCCTACCGTGTCGGCGACCACCAGGGCGGTGTCGACCCGCTGCGCCGCGGGCACGTGCTGTGGCACCAGTGGCCGCTCGACGTGGACGCCATGAACGAGGCCGCCGCCCCGCTGCTCGGCGAGCACGACTTCGCCGCGTACTGCAAGAAGCGCGAGGGTGCCACGACCATCCGTACCCTCCAGCAGCTCAGCTGGGAGCGGGGCGAGGACGGGATCGTCACCGCGACCGTCCGGGCCGACGCCTTCTGCCACAACATGGTCCGCTCGCTGGTGGGCGCCCTGCTGCACGTCGGCGACGGGCACCGGCCCACGGACTGGCCCGGCAAGGTGCTGGCGGCCGCCGTACGGGACTCCTCGGTGCACGTGGTCAAGCCGCACGGCCTGACCCTGGAGGAGGTCGGCTACCCCGCGGACGAGCTGCTGGCCGCCCGCAGCAAGGAAGCGCGCAACGTGCGGACCCTGCCGGGCGCCGGCTGCTGCTGA
- the rplQ gene encoding 50S ribosomal protein L17 — protein sequence MPRPAKGARLGGSAAHEKHLLANLAKSLFEHGRITTTEAKARRLRPYAERLVTKAKKGDIHNRRLVLQTITDKSIVHTLFTEIAPRYENRPGGYTRITKIGNRRGDNAPMAVIELVEALTVAQQATGEAEAATKRAVKEAEAVETPAEETKEA from the coding sequence ATGCCGCGTCCCGCAAAGGGTGCCCGCCTGGGCGGTTCCGCCGCGCACGAGAAGCACCTCCTCGCGAACCTCGCGAAGTCGCTCTTCGAGCACGGCCGCATCACCACCACCGAGGCCAAGGCCCGCCGCCTGCGTCCCTACGCCGAGCGTCTGGTCACCAAGGCCAAGAAGGGCGACATCCACAACCGTCGCCTGGTGCTGCAGACGATCACGGACAAGAGCATCGTGCACACGCTGTTCACCGAGATCGCCCCGCGCTACGAGAACCGCCCCGGTGGTTACACGCGCATCACCAAGATCGGCAACCGTCGTGGCGACAACGCCCCGATGGCCGTGATCGAGCTGGTCGAGGCCCTGACGGTCGCCCAGCAGGCCACCGGTGAGGCCGAGGCCGCCACCAAGCGCGCGGTCAAGGAGGCGGAGGCTGTCGAGACCCCCGCCGAGGAGACCAAGGAGGCCTGA
- the infA gene encoding translation initiation factor IF-1, translated as MAKKQGAIEIEGTVIESLPNAMFKVELQNGHKVLAHISGKMRMHYIRILPDDRVVVELSPYDLTRGRIVYRYK; from the coding sequence GTGGCCAAGAAGCAAGGTGCCATCGAAATCGAGGGCACCGTGATCGAGTCCCTCCCGAACGCGATGTTCAAGGTGGAACTCCAGAACGGTCACAAGGTCCTCGCGCACATCAGCGGCAAGATGCGCATGCACTACATCCGCATCCTCCCCGATGACCGGGTCGTTGTGGAGCTGTCTCCGTACGACCTGACGCGTGGCCGGATCGTCTACCGATACAAGTAG
- a CDS encoding DNA-directed RNA polymerase subunit alpha produces the protein MLIAQRPSLTEEVVDEYRSRFVIEPLEPGFGYTLGNSLRRTLLSSIPGAAVTSIRVDGVLHEFTTVPGVKEDVTDIILNIKQLVVSSEHDEPVVMYLRKQGPGLVTAADIAPPAGVEVHNPDLVLATLNGKGKLEMELTVERGRGYVSAVQNKQLGQEIGRIPVDSIYSPVLKVTYKVEATRVEQRTDFDKLIVDVETKQAMRPRDAMASAGKTLVELFGLARELNIDAEGIDMGPSPTDAALAADLALPIEELELTVRSYNCLKREGIHSVGELVARSEADLLDIRNFGAKSIDEVKAKLAGMGLALKDSPPGFDPTAAADAFGADDDADAGFVETEQY, from the coding sequence ATGCTTATCGCTCAGCGTCCTTCGCTGACCGAAGAGGTCGTCGACGAGTACCGCTCGCGGTTCGTGATCGAGCCGCTGGAGCCGGGCTTCGGTTACACCCTCGGCAACTCCCTGCGCCGTACCCTCCTGTCCTCCATCCCGGGTGCCGCTGTCACCAGCATCCGCGTGGACGGCGTCCTGCACGAGTTCACCACCGTGCCGGGCGTCAAGGAAGACGTCACCGACATCATCCTCAACATCAAGCAGCTGGTCGTCTCCTCGGAGCACGACGAGCCGGTCGTGATGTACCTGCGCAAGCAGGGTCCCGGCCTGGTCACCGCTGCCGACATCGCGCCCCCGGCCGGTGTCGAGGTGCACAACCCGGACCTGGTCCTCGCCACGCTCAACGGCAAGGGCAAGCTGGAGATGGAGCTGACCGTCGAGCGCGGTCGCGGCTACGTCTCCGCCGTCCAGAACAAGCAGCTGGGCCAGGAGATCGGCCGCATCCCGGTCGACTCCATCTACAGCCCGGTCCTCAAGGTCACCTACAAGGTCGAGGCGACCCGAGTCGAGCAGCGCACCGACTTCGACAAGCTGATCGTCGACGTCGAGACCAAGCAGGCCATGCGCCCGCGTGACGCCATGGCGTCCGCCGGCAAGACCCTGGTCGAGCTGTTCGGTCTGGCGCGCGAGCTCAACATCGACGCCGAGGGCATCGACATGGGCCCCTCGCCGACGGACGCGGCCCTGGCCGCCGACCTGGCGCTGCCGATCGAGGAGCTCGAGCTCACGGTCCGCTCGTACAACTGCCTCAAGCGCGAGGGCATCCACTCCGTGGGTGAGCTCGTCGCCCGCTCCGAGGCCGACCTGCTCGACATCCGCAACTTCGGTGCGAAGTCGATCGACGAGGTCAAGGCGAAGCTGGCCGGCATGGGCCTGGCCCTCAAGGACAGCCCGCCCGGGTTCGACCCGACCGCCGCCGCCGACGCCTTCGGCGCCGACGACGACGCGGACGCCGGTTTCGTCGAGACCGAGCAGTACTGA
- the map gene encoding type I methionyl aminopeptidase, whose amino-acid sequence MVQIKTPEQIAKMREAGLVVAAIHAATREAAVPGATTRDLDMVARKVIADAGAKSNFLGYGGFPATICTSVNEVVVHGIPDDKTVLKDGDIISIDAGAIVDGWHGDAAYTAFVGTGHAPELVELSRVTEESMWAGIAAMKLGNRLVDISKAIETYIKRQPRPSTGEHSLGKFGIIEDYGGHGIGSEMHMDPHLLNYVSRKRGKGIKLVPGLCLAIEPMVSLGTAQTEVLSDDWTVITTDGTWSSHWEHSIALTEAGPIVLTSPDCGKAKLAEYGVTTAPDPLG is encoded by the coding sequence ATGGTCCAGATCAAGACCCCCGAGCAGATCGCGAAGATGCGCGAGGCAGGGCTGGTCGTCGCGGCGATCCACGCTGCGACCCGTGAGGCGGCCGTGCCGGGCGCCACGACGCGGGATCTGGACATGGTGGCCCGCAAGGTCATCGCGGACGCCGGGGCCAAGTCGAACTTCCTCGGCTACGGCGGCTTCCCCGCGACCATCTGCACCTCGGTGAACGAGGTCGTCGTCCACGGCATCCCGGACGACAAGACCGTCCTCAAGGACGGCGACATCATCTCGATCGACGCGGGCGCGATCGTGGACGGCTGGCACGGCGACGCCGCGTACACCGCCTTCGTGGGCACCGGGCACGCCCCTGAGCTCGTGGAGCTGTCCCGGGTGACCGAGGAGTCCATGTGGGCCGGTATCGCCGCCATGAAGCTCGGCAACCGCCTCGTGGACATCTCCAAGGCGATCGAGACGTACATCAAGCGCCAGCCCCGCCCCTCCACCGGTGAGCACAGCCTCGGCAAGTTCGGGATCATCGAGGACTACGGCGGCCACGGCATCGGGTCCGAGATGCACATGGACCCCCACCTGCTGAACTACGTCTCGCGCAAGCGGGGCAAGGGGATCAAGCTGGTTCCGGGCCTCTGCCTGGCGATCGAGCCCATGGTCTCCCTGGGAACCGCCCAGACGGAGGTCCTTTCGGACGACTGGACGGTCATCACGACGGACGGCACCTGGTCCTCGCACTGGGAGCACTCCATCGCGCTGACGGAGGCCGGCCCCATCGTCCTGACCAGCCCGGACTGCGGAAAGGCGAAGCTGGCGGAGTACGGAGTCACCACGGCTCCGGACCCCCTCGGTTAA
- a CDS encoding glycosyltransferase family 87 protein — translation MKWENQVAGNRGAGDEGAGDGDTGGGGAGSRVIGWLLQPAARSWQLVSLAVLLGIAVSTSLRANWGSDNAFVVKAAETLLAGGSPYEDKRFLYLPSAVLMAVPEALLPREVLRWLLPLGMSGLLGAGWLAALRIFAVPLRSRFAVGGFAVFALVYKPYVNLVLIGNWTAISAAALPVALLLAQRRSWGSAGLVVGLAIACKPMLVPLGLLFLVARRWRALAAAVLVPLGFSLAGALVMPSPSLFFTKTLPFLLQGQDSYALPWDASPIAVLPRLGVPAPVAVLVAFAGAGAGLWAAWVRWRREDADGGELRLVETSCMVMLAAFLVSRPSFDHYLLVVLPLLMASVVRPDAAARSPWFWAVLGPQVAGIPWPSELEAKRRAFKDCATLCGLAFVLARRALRPGRVTLEPVTTAGSPPRTEPECAATPAESASRTAF, via the coding sequence ATGAAGTGGGAGAACCAGGTCGCCGGGAACCGGGGTGCCGGGGACGAGGGCGCCGGGGACGGGGACACGGGGGGCGGGGGAGCGGGCAGCAGGGTGATCGGCTGGCTGCTGCAGCCGGCCGCCCGGTCCTGGCAGCTGGTCTCCCTCGCGGTGCTCCTCGGGATCGCCGTCTCCACGAGCCTGCGGGCGAACTGGGGCTCCGACAACGCGTTCGTGGTCAAGGCGGCGGAGACGCTGCTGGCCGGAGGATCCCCGTACGAGGACAAGCGCTTCCTCTACCTGCCCAGTGCCGTGCTCATGGCGGTTCCCGAGGCGCTGCTGCCGCGTGAGGTGCTGCGGTGGCTGCTGCCGCTCGGGATGTCGGGGCTGCTGGGCGCCGGCTGGCTGGCCGCGCTGCGGATATTCGCGGTGCCGCTGCGCTCGCGCTTCGCGGTCGGCGGTTTCGCGGTGTTCGCCCTCGTCTACAAGCCGTACGTCAACCTCGTGCTGATCGGCAACTGGACCGCCATCTCGGCGGCCGCCCTGCCGGTGGCGCTGCTGCTCGCGCAGCGGCGCTCGTGGGGGTCGGCCGGGCTGGTGGTGGGGCTCGCGATCGCGTGCAAGCCGATGCTCGTGCCGCTCGGGCTGCTCTTCCTGGTCGCCCGGCGGTGGCGGGCGCTGGCCGCCGCCGTGCTGGTGCCGCTGGGGTTCTCGCTGGCCGGTGCGCTGGTGATGCCGAGCCCGTCGCTGTTCTTCACCAAGACCCTGCCCTTCCTGCTCCAGGGGCAGGACTCGTACGCGCTGCCGTGGGACGCCTCGCCGATCGCCGTACTGCCGAGGCTGGGCGTGCCGGCGCCGGTGGCGGTGCTGGTGGCCTTCGCGGGGGCCGGGGCGGGCCTGTGGGCGGCCTGGGTGCGGTGGCGGCGGGAGGACGCCGACGGGGGCGAGCTGCGCCTGGTGGAGACGTCCTGCATGGTGATGCTCGCCGCATTCCTGGTGTCGCGGCCGTCCTTCGACCACTACCTGCTGGTGGTGCTGCCGCTGCTGATGGCCTCGGTGGTGCGGCCGGACGCGGCGGCGCGTTCGCCCTGGTTCTGGGCGGTGCTGGGGCCCCAGGTGGCGGGCATTCCGTGGCCGTCCGAGCTGGAGGCCAAGCGGCGCGCCTTCAAGGACTGCGCCACCCTGTGCGGGCTCGCGTTCGTGCTGGCGCGTCGTGCGCTGCGCCCGGGACGGGTTACTCTGGAGCCCGTAACAACTGCGGGGTCCCCACCCAGGACCGAACCGGAGTGCGCCGCGACGCCAGCAGAATCGGCATCGCGGACCGCGTTTTGA
- the rpmJ gene encoding 50S ribosomal protein L36 — MKVKPSVKKICDKCKVIRRHGRVMVICDNLRHKQRQG, encoded by the coding sequence ATGAAGGTCAAGCCGAGCGTCAAGAAGATCTGCGACAAGTGCAAGGTGATCCGCCGTCACGGCCGGGTCATGGTCATCTGCGACAACCTGCGCCACAAGCAGCGCCAGGGCTGA
- the rpsM gene encoding 30S ribosomal protein S13, whose amino-acid sequence MARVSGVDIPREKRVEIALTYVFGIGRTRSKEILASTGVNPNTRVRDLAEEDLVKIREYVDANLRTEGDLRREIQGDIRRKIEIQCYQGIRHRRGLPVHGQRTSTNARTRKGPRRAIAGKKKPGKK is encoded by the coding sequence ATGGCACGCGTTTCCGGTGTTGACATCCCGCGCGAAAAGCGCGTGGAGATCGCACTCACCTACGTCTTCGGTATCGGGCGCACCCGGTCCAAGGAGATCCTCGCCTCCACCGGCGTGAACCCGAACACCCGCGTTCGTGACCTGGCCGAAGAGGACCTCGTCAAGATCCGCGAGTACGTGGACGCCAACCTCCGTACCGAGGGTGACCTCCGCCGCGAGATCCAGGGCGACATCCGCCGCAAGATCGAGATCCAGTGCTACCAGGGTATCCGCCACCGTCGCGGCCTCCCGGTGCACGGTCAGCGCACCAGCACCAACGCGCGTACCCGCAAGGGCCCGCGTCGCGCGATCGCCGGTAAGAAGAAGCCGGGCAAGAAGTAG
- the rpsK gene encoding 30S ribosomal protein S11: protein MPPKGRQGAAKKVRRKEKKNVAHGHAHIKSTFNNTIVSITDPSGNVISWASAGHVGFKGSRKSTPFAAQMAAESAARRAQEHGMRKVDVFVKGPGSGRETAIRSLQATGLEVGSIQDVTPTPHNGCRPPKRRRV, encoded by the coding sequence ATGCCCCCCAAGGGTCGTCAGGGCGCTGCCAAGAAGGTGCGCCGCAAGGAAAAGAAGAACGTCGCTCACGGGCACGCCCACATCAAGAGCACGTTCAACAACACCATCGTTTCGATCACCGACCCCTCGGGCAACGTGATCTCCTGGGCCTCCGCCGGCCACGTCGGCTTCAAGGGCTCGCGCAAGTCCACCCCCTTCGCCGCGCAGATGGCCGCCGAGTCGGCCGCCCGTCGCGCGCAGGAGCACGGCATGCGCAAGGTTGACGTCTTCGTGAAGGGTCCGGGCTCCGGCCGCGAGACCGCGATCCGCTCCCTCCAGGCCACCGGCCTCGAGGTCGGCTCGATCCAGGACGTCACCCCCACCCCGCACAACGGCTGCCGCCCGCCGAAGCGCCGCCGCGTCTGA
- a CDS encoding adenylate kinase, whose protein sequence is MRIVLVGPPGAGKGTQAAFLAKNLSIPHISTGDLFRANISQGTELGKQAKAYMDAGDLVPDEVTIGMAKDRMEQPDAVNGFLLDGFPRNVSQAEALDVMLQAEGMKLDAVLDLEVEEDEVVKRIAGRRICRNDSSHVFHVTYAPAKAEGVCDTCGGELYQRGDDSEATVRNRLEVYHTQTEPIIDYYKAQGLLVTIPALGEVADVTKRAMDALKK, encoded by the coding sequence ATGCGAATCGTCCTCGTTGGACCGCCCGGTGCGGGCAAGGGAACGCAGGCCGCGTTCCTTGCCAAGAACCTGTCGATTCCGCACATCTCCACGGGTGACCTGTTCCGGGCCAACATCAGCCAGGGCACCGAGCTCGGCAAGCAGGCGAAGGCGTACATGGACGCCGGCGACCTGGTTCCCGACGAGGTGACCATCGGCATGGCGAAGGACCGCATGGAGCAGCCGGACGCCGTGAACGGCTTCCTGCTCGACGGTTTCCCGCGCAACGTCTCGCAGGCCGAGGCGCTCGACGTGATGCTCCAGGCCGAGGGCATGAAGCTCGACGCCGTCCTCGACCTGGAGGTCGAGGAGGACGAGGTCGTCAAGCGGATCGCCGGCCGGCGGATCTGCCGCAACGACTCCTCGCACGTCTTCCACGTGACGTACGCCCCGGCGAAGGCCGAGGGTGTCTGCGACACCTGCGGCGGCGAGCTGTACCAGCGCGGCGACGACTCCGAGGCCACGGTCCGCAACCGGCTGGAGGTCTACCACACGCAGACCGAGCCGATCATCGACTACTACAAGGCCCAGGGCCTGCTGGTGACCATCCCGGCCCTCGGTGAGGTCGCGGACGTCACGAAGCGCGCGATGGACGCCCTCAAGAAGTAG